The following are from one region of the Actinoplanes sp. L3-i22 genome:
- a CDS encoding TetR/AcrR family transcriptional regulator, giving the protein MGPPPVPDRIASGVVFTTPAALPRGRHELPRERIVAAQREKMLIAATELLAGEGYRGFGVREICARAAVSRAAFYECFADKDTCVYAAYDRFIEVFLARLTTEPGDGAVGGFVTSYLRVLNSDRVAARAFQVEMDALGRPARQRRREAIERLAVTVRDLRGDAAGAPLSAYVGAIYALRQIASDALDSGGEPDLTALAPELSTWLTRMVEDRQ; this is encoded by the coding sequence ATGGGACCCCCGCCCGTGCCGGACCGGATCGCCAGCGGCGTCGTCTTCACGACCCCGGCCGCCCTGCCGCGCGGCCGGCACGAGCTGCCCCGCGAGCGGATCGTCGCCGCCCAGCGGGAGAAGATGCTGATCGCCGCGACCGAGCTGCTCGCCGGCGAGGGCTACCGGGGCTTCGGGGTGCGGGAGATCTGCGCCCGGGCGGCGGTGTCCCGGGCCGCGTTCTACGAGTGCTTCGCCGACAAGGACACCTGCGTCTACGCCGCGTACGACCGGTTCATCGAGGTGTTCCTGGCCCGGCTGACCACCGAGCCCGGGGACGGTGCGGTCGGCGGCTTCGTCACGTCGTACCTCCGCGTCCTGAACAGTGACCGGGTCGCGGCCCGGGCCTTCCAGGTGGAGATGGACGCCCTCGGGCGGCCGGCGCGGCAGCGCCGCCGCGAGGCGATCGAGCGGCTCGCGGTGACCGTTCGTGATCTGCGCGGTGACGCGGCCGGCGCGCCGCTGAGCGCCTACGTCGGCGCGATCTACGCCCTGCGGCAGATCGCGTCGGACGCGCTGGACAGCGGCGGCGAGCCGGACCTGACGGCCCTCGCGCCGGAGCTCTCGACCTGGCTGACCCGGATGGTGGAGGACCGACAATGA
- a CDS encoding long-chain fatty acid--CoA ligase, producing MTQTCTAPAAEEATLAALQEHEPASFGAMFLQRAAEQPDAVAYLRPGPDGWREQTWAQTARAVTEIAAGLLALGLRPEDRVAIASGTRVEWIEADFGVMCAGGATTTVYPSSSADEVAHILTDSGSRFAIVEDPTHLSKILFPGTPVERAVLISGADPRAITLAELRELGSPETVDAAVAAVRPDDLATLIYTSGTTGLPKGVRVAHRAWIYQGLAIRAMGIVRPDDLGYLWLPLSHAFGKALLSCQLSVGFAFAVDGDVGRIVRRLGEVRPTIMPAVPRIFEKVYAAVSAATGVQKLLLNWAVGVASERRSGLRFRIADRLVLAKVRARFGGRMRFFISGAAALSPDIARWFGAIGLPIAEGYGLTESCATTIFNRPDRPEYGTVGMPLPGTAVRIAGDGEILLRGPGLMQGYHGLDSSAVLVDGWLHTGDIGEITPAGSLRITDRKKDLIKTSNGKYVAPQTLESRFKAICPLAGQLVVHGEKRKYITALIDLDPDEAAKFAAAHGLDSGSVARSDVLRAELQDCVDRLNGTLNSWETVKKFAVLDQPLSVENGELTASLKLRRRVIEERYRAVLDGLYA from the coding sequence ATGACGCAGACGTGTACCGCGCCGGCCGCGGAGGAAGCGACCCTGGCGGCGCTCCAGGAGCACGAGCCGGCCTCGTTCGGGGCAATGTTCCTGCAGCGTGCGGCGGAGCAGCCGGACGCCGTCGCCTACCTGCGACCCGGGCCGGACGGCTGGCGGGAGCAGACCTGGGCGCAGACCGCGCGGGCGGTCACCGAGATCGCGGCCGGGCTGCTCGCGCTCGGGCTGCGGCCGGAGGACCGGGTCGCGATCGCCAGCGGCACCCGCGTCGAGTGGATCGAGGCGGACTTCGGCGTGATGTGCGCCGGCGGCGCGACCACCACCGTCTACCCATCCTCCTCGGCGGACGAGGTCGCGCACATCCTGACCGATTCCGGCAGCCGTTTCGCGATCGTCGAGGACCCCACACACCTTTCCAAGATCTTATTTCCCGGTACGCCGGTGGAACGCGCCGTGCTGATCAGCGGCGCCGACCCGCGCGCGATCACCCTCGCCGAACTGCGCGAACTGGGCTCGCCGGAGACCGTGGACGCGGCCGTGGCGGCGGTCCGGCCCGACGACCTCGCCACGCTGATCTACACCTCCGGCACCACCGGGCTGCCCAAGGGCGTGCGGGTCGCCCACCGCGCGTGGATCTACCAGGGCCTGGCGATCCGGGCGATGGGCATCGTGCGCCCCGACGACCTCGGCTACCTGTGGCTGCCGCTGTCGCACGCGTTCGGCAAGGCGCTGCTCAGCTGCCAGCTGTCGGTCGGCTTCGCCTTCGCGGTGGACGGGGACGTCGGCCGGATCGTGCGGCGGCTCGGCGAGGTCCGGCCGACGATCATGCCGGCCGTGCCGCGGATCTTCGAGAAGGTCTACGCGGCGGTGAGCGCGGCTACCGGCGTACAAAAGCTGCTGTTGAATTGGGCAGTTGGGGTGGCCTCGGAGCGCCGGTCCGGGCTGCGGTTCCGGATCGCCGACCGGCTCGTGCTGGCGAAGGTCCGCGCCCGGTTCGGCGGACGGATGCGGTTCTTCATCTCCGGCGCGGCCGCCCTCTCCCCGGACATCGCCCGCTGGTTCGGCGCGATCGGGCTGCCGATCGCGGAGGGCTACGGGCTCACCGAGTCCTGCGCGACGACGATCTTCAACCGGCCGGACCGCCCGGAGTACGGCACGGTCGGCATGCCGCTGCCGGGAACCGCCGTCCGGATCGCCGGCGACGGCGAGATCCTCCTGCGCGGGCCCGGCCTGATGCAGGGCTACCACGGGCTCGACTCGTCCGCGGTCCTGGTCGACGGGTGGCTGCACACCGGCGACATCGGCGAGATCACGCCGGCCGGGTCGCTGCGGATCACCGACCGCAAGAAAGACCTGATCAAGACGTCGAACGGGAAGTACGTGGCGCCGCAGACCTTGGAGTCGCGGTTCAAGGCGATCTGCCCGCTGGCCGGTCAGCTCGTCGTGCACGGCGAGAAGCGCAAGTACATCACCGCGCTGATCGACCTCGATCCGGACGAGGCCGCGAAGTTCGCCGCGGCGCACGGCCTGGACAGCGGCTCGGTCGCCCGGTCGGACGTGCTGCGGGCGGAGTTGCAGGACTGCGTCGACCGGCTCAACGGCACGCTCAACTCGTGGGAGACCGTGAAGAAATTCGCCGTCCTCGATCAGCCGCTGAGCGTCGAGAACGGCGAGCTGACCGCGTCCCTGAAGCTGCGCCGGCGGGTGATCGAGGAGCGTTACCGGGCGGTGCTCGACGGGCTTTACGCCTAA
- a CDS encoding VOC family protein — MHRSRLFGVLIDTPAAEAEAAVGFWTAALGGPTRRSPDEPEYTGIEGVTGLAMVVQSVDDQPRYHVDIETDDVAAETERLLAAGATLVTDHGGHKILRAPGGHLLCVVPVQSPAQLFATDSRVWP; from the coding sequence ATGCATCGAAGCCGGTTGTTCGGAGTGCTGATCGATACCCCGGCCGCGGAGGCCGAGGCGGCCGTGGGGTTCTGGACCGCGGCGCTGGGCGGGCCGACCCGCCGGTCGCCGGACGAGCCGGAGTACACCGGGATCGAGGGGGTCACCGGGCTCGCCATGGTCGTCCAGTCGGTCGACGATCAGCCGCGCTACCACGTGGACATCGAGACCGACGACGTCGCGGCGGAGACCGAGCGGCTGCTGGCGGCGGGCGCGACGCTCGTCACGGACCACGGCGGGCACAAGATCCTGCGGGCGCCGGGCGGGCATCTGCTCTGCGTCGTCCCGGTGCAGAGCCCCGCCCAGCTGTTCGCCACCGACTCCAGAGTCTGGCCGTAG
- a CDS encoding alpha amylase C-terminal domain-containing protein, with amino-acid sequence MVASQEHVTAGLPRGATLVDGGVAFRFWAPAAQRVYVALDGVFTYLPDPDDELLRDPATGDWTGFFPGVEPGTKYRFYVVGAGDEGFKRDPQARELELYGYPECDALVVDDTSYPWHDQDWTPPDRADLIVYQFHVGVFSAADARGRDRRPHRTAKLLDAVQRVPYLAALGVTAVQPLPVVEFQGEWSLGYNGTDLFSPEMDYCVAPEALPPYLDAVNELLPSPLKFEQLAGQANQVKAFVDICHRYGVAVLFDVVYNHAGGGLDPQSLDYVDLPANPGPYNNPYFSAEGWAGGRVFAFDRQPVREYLTANARMFLRDYHADGLRFDEVSVIDAKGGWGFCQELTGTLRADFPAAALVAEYWGEIPRLAVEPPPVGMGFDLAYSDTLRDGVRAVVADRGWGVGRIAAGLRSPGWAYNCLENHDLVLDMDDHRAPRIARLADGSNPRSWYARSRSRVANGILLTAPGVPLIFMGQEFLEDKLWSDSPGRTDRLVWWDGALGADRHMVDFLRFSRDLIHLRRALPALRSSGVNVFSVDEENRVIAVHRWVPGVGADVVVVASFSESTLRDYRLGFPRAGWWSEDFNSDYYDNFPNPEVAGNAGAVVADGPPLHGLDHSATMTIPANALLVFRRR; translated from the coding sequence ATGGTGGCTTCGCAGGAACATGTCACCGCCGGGCTGCCGCGCGGTGCGACCCTGGTGGACGGTGGCGTGGCGTTCCGGTTCTGGGCGCCGGCCGCGCAACGGGTGTACGTCGCCCTCGACGGTGTCTTCACCTACCTCCCCGACCCCGACGACGAGCTGCTGCGGGACCCGGCGACCGGCGACTGGACCGGGTTCTTCCCCGGCGTCGAGCCCGGCACGAAGTACCGCTTCTACGTCGTCGGCGCCGGCGACGAGGGCTTCAAGCGCGACCCGCAGGCCCGTGAGCTGGAGCTGTACGGCTACCCGGAGTGCGACGCCCTGGTCGTCGACGACACCTCCTACCCCTGGCACGACCAGGACTGGACCCCGCCGGACCGGGCCGACCTGATCGTCTACCAGTTCCACGTCGGCGTCTTCTCGGCGGCGGACGCGCGGGGCCGGGACCGCCGCCCGCACCGGACGGCGAAGCTGCTCGACGCCGTCCAGCGGGTGCCCTACCTGGCCGCGCTCGGGGTGACCGCGGTGCAGCCGCTGCCGGTGGTGGAGTTCCAGGGGGAGTGGAGTCTGGGCTACAACGGCACCGACCTGTTCTCCCCGGAGATGGACTACTGCGTCGCCCCGGAGGCGCTGCCGCCGTACCTGGACGCGGTGAACGAGCTGCTCCCGTCGCCGCTCAAGTTCGAGCAGCTGGCCGGGCAGGCGAACCAGGTGAAGGCGTTCGTCGACATCTGCCATCGGTACGGCGTCGCGGTGCTCTTCGACGTCGTCTACAACCACGCCGGCGGTGGGCTCGACCCGCAGAGCCTGGACTACGTCGACCTGCCGGCGAACCCGGGGCCGTACAACAATCCGTACTTCTCGGCGGAGGGCTGGGCCGGCGGCCGGGTCTTCGCGTTCGACCGGCAGCCGGTGCGGGAGTACCTGACCGCGAACGCCCGGATGTTCCTGCGCGACTACCACGCCGACGGGCTGCGGTTCGACGAGGTGAGCGTGATCGACGCGAAGGGCGGCTGGGGCTTCTGTCAGGAGCTGACCGGCACGCTGCGCGCGGACTTCCCGGCCGCGGCCCTGGTCGCCGAGTACTGGGGCGAGATCCCGCGGCTCGCGGTCGAGCCGCCGCCGGTCGGGATGGGCTTCGACCTGGCCTACTCGGACACGCTGCGGGACGGGGTGCGGGCGGTGGTGGCCGACCGGGGCTGGGGTGTGGGCCGGATCGCCGCCGGGCTCCGGTCGCCGGGCTGGGCGTACAACTGCCTGGAGAACCACGATCTGGTCCTGGACATGGACGACCATCGCGCGCCGCGGATCGCCCGGCTGGCCGACGGATCGAACCCGCGGTCCTGGTACGCCCGCAGCCGCTCCCGGGTCGCGAACGGGATCCTGTTGACGGCCCCCGGCGTCCCACTGATCTTCATGGGCCAGGAGTTCCTCGAGGACAAGCTCTGGTCGGACAGCCCCGGCCGCACCGACCGGCTGGTCTGGTGGGACGGGGCGCTCGGCGCGGACCGGCACATGGTCGACTTCCTGCGGTTCAGCCGGGATCTGATCCATCTGCGCCGCGCGCTGCCGGCGCTGCGCTCGTCCGGGGTGAACGTCTTCTCGGTGGACGAGGAGAACCGGGTGATCGCGGTCCACCGCTGGGTGCCGGGGGTCGGCGCGGACGTCGTGGTGGTGGCGAGCTTCAGCGAGTCGACGCTGCGGGACTATCGGCTCGGGTTCCCGCGGGCGGGCTGGTGGAGTGAGGACTTCAACAGCGACTACTACGACAATTTCCCCAACCCGGAGGTGGCCGGGAACGCCGGGGCCGTGGTCGCCGACGGGCCGCCGCTGCACGGCCTGGACCATTCCGCGACCATGACCATCCCGGCGAACGCCCTGCTGGTCTTCCGCCGTCGGTAA
- a CDS encoding STAS domain-containing protein, whose protein sequence is MTTDPTFEGTAIAGARTGDRLIIRLQGSLDAMSVTALQTQLYDLTRVYDVLGLAAPVRQIHIDLAEVDFCDAAGLRMLVAARCVAGARDATCHLRNPQPHLRWLLSATRAADLFSLD, encoded by the coding sequence ATGACCACTGATCCCACCTTCGAGGGCACGGCGATCGCCGGCGCCCGCACCGGCGACCGGTTGATCATCCGGCTGCAGGGCAGCCTGGACGCGATGTCGGTGACCGCGCTGCAGACCCAGCTCTACGACCTGACCCGGGTCTACGACGTGCTCGGGCTGGCCGCCCCGGTCCGGCAGATCCACATCGACCTGGCCGAGGTGGACTTCTGCGACGCGGCCGGGCTGCGGATGCTGGTGGCGGCGCGGTGCGTGGCCGGGGCCCGGGACGCGACCTGTCACCTGCGCAACCCGCAGCCGCACCTGCGCTGGCTGCTGAGCGCGACCCGGGCCGCCGACCTGTTCAGCCTGGACTGA
- a CDS encoding ATP-binding protein: protein MASDSPHLIGWTGDALDDSVLAVIDQDTAVIEVTLYGPWDRPLSWRARTVLDKCLAEHPAGMIVDLHRLDDPSAVSAPLWLTLCAQGAAMQPPIAIGVCLPAPVPLARRLRQLGARDWLVMYASVHQARSALAHRRPLVDRMHLALPPDPAAAALARSLVSDACLDWDLAHLLQPARLVASELVVNAAEHAGTDIEMVVSPRGEGATAGLHLAVFDGDPALPQVRDPEPGPLGPSLTTRGLGLRIVGAAASAWGALPARGGKLVWAILRNRPEVPSYDH, encoded by the coding sequence ATGGCCTCCGACTCACCGCATCTGATCGGGTGGACCGGAGACGCTCTGGACGATTCGGTGCTGGCCGTCATCGATCAGGACACCGCGGTCATCGAGGTGACCCTGTACGGGCCCTGGGACCGCCCACTGTCCTGGCGCGCCCGGACGGTGCTGGACAAATGCCTGGCCGAGCACCCGGCCGGCATGATCGTCGACCTGCACCGGCTGGACGATCCGAGCGCGGTCAGCGCGCCGCTCTGGCTCACCCTGTGCGCGCAGGGCGCCGCGATGCAGCCCCCGATCGCGATCGGGGTGTGCCTGCCGGCGCCGGTCCCGCTGGCCCGCCGGCTGCGGCAGCTCGGCGCCCGGGACTGGCTGGTCATGTACGCGTCGGTCCACCAGGCCCGGTCCGCGCTGGCGCACCGCCGCCCGCTCGTCGACCGGATGCATCTGGCCCTGCCGCCGGACCCGGCCGCCGCGGCCCTGGCCCGGTCCCTGGTCAGCGACGCCTGCCTGGACTGGGACCTGGCACACCTGCTGCAACCCGCCCGGCTGGTCGCCTCCGAGCTGGTGGTGAACGCGGCCGAGCACGCCGGCACCGACATCGAGATGGTGGTGTCCCCGCGCGGCGAGGGCGCGACGGCCGGCCTGCACCTGGCCGTCTTCGACGGCGATCCGGCACTGCCACAGGTGCGTGACCCGGAGCCGGGCCCACTCGGGCCGTCGCTCACCACCCGGGGCCTGGGGCTGCGGATCGTGGGGGCGGCGGCATCGGCGTGGGGTGCACTTCCCGCGCGGGGCGGGAAACTGGTATGGGCGATCCTGCGCAACCGGCCGGAGGTTCCGTCATATGACCACTGA
- a CDS encoding HEAT repeat domain-containing protein, protein MSRFVHLTPARLTAKVRRSGLGAPVFCFPVLPSHTLTYQWARELRRRGVREFVAVTFVLPDAEPVEVGHYGKPREAVTAAEAVARLRTMEDPSGYEVVVPRKVTSAEVRTIRPAPRLTGWRYLPAAHGQRPCACPGCLSRGEYGAARLRRRFDEDGRRTPYPELLEELRSADVWAVTAALWQLKGRGEVADFAFVAEHPDPEVLEILAEVLDTRYRGPAARALRSRLPEWRDEDDLPD, encoded by the coding sequence GTGAGCCGCTTCGTCCATCTGACCCCGGCGCGGCTGACCGCCAAGGTCCGCCGCTCCGGGCTCGGCGCCCCGGTCTTCTGCTTCCCGGTGCTGCCCTCGCACACGCTGACCTATCAGTGGGCGCGGGAGCTGCGCCGGCGCGGGGTGCGCGAGTTCGTCGCGGTCACCTTCGTGCTGCCGGACGCCGAGCCGGTCGAGGTCGGACACTACGGCAAACCCCGGGAGGCGGTCACCGCGGCCGAGGCGGTGGCCAGGCTGCGGACCATGGAAGACCCTTCGGGGTACGAGGTGGTCGTCCCGCGCAAGGTCACCTCCGCCGAGGTGCGCACGATCCGGCCGGCGCCGCGGCTGACCGGGTGGCGGTACCTGCCGGCCGCCCACGGGCAGCGGCCCTGCGCCTGTCCGGGCTGCCTGAGCCGGGGGGAGTACGGCGCCGCCCGGCTGCGGCGGCGGTTCGACGAGGACGGGCGCCGGACACCGTACCCGGAACTGCTCGAGGAGCTGCGGTCCGCCGACGTCTGGGCTGTGACCGCGGCATTGTGGCAGCTCAAGGGCCGGGGTGAGGTGGCCGACTTCGCGTTCGTCGCCGAGCATCCGGACCCGGAGGTGCTCGAGATCCTCGCCGAGGTGTTAGACACGAGGTATCGGGGGCCGGCGGCCCGCGCGCTGCGGTCCCGGCTGCCCGAGTGGCGGGACGAGGACGACCTGCCCGACTGA
- a CDS encoding RNA helicase, with amino-acid sequence MTSPAERYAESQRRAARVAEFPALDDFMLDVGFDLDDFQRSACEVLERGNGVLVCAPTGAGKTVVGEFAVHLALRSGERKCFYTTPIKALSNQKFHDLVARYGADKVGLLTGDNVINADAPVVVMTTEVLRNMLYSGSTQLKNLAYVVMDEVHYLADRFRGAVWEEVIIHLPSSVTLVSLSATVSNYEEFADWLVTVRGETEVVVSEHRPVPLWQHMLVGRRMFDLFHDADAAKKHDVHPELLRYSREMERRLEMGASTGGWNNGRGGRSKRWQPPPRAEVVDRLERTGLLPAILFIFSRAGCDAAVQQCLGAGLRLTDPEERAEIRRIAQAKVANIPAEDLSVLGYWEWLDGLERGVAAHHAGMLPAFKEAVEECFVNGLVKAVFATETLALGINMPARCVVLERLVKFNGEAHVDLTPGEYTQLTGRAGRRGIDVEGHAVVLWSPEVDPRHVAGLASTRTYPLRSSFRPSYNMAVNLVGSVGAEKSRALLESSFAQFQADRSVVGLARQVQRNVETMQTYGDDGACHHGDFDEYFGIRIAIADREKSMARQGVNQRRSAANDSLARLRLGDVIRVPQGRRAGLAVVLEPAASGFGEPRPLVLTQDRWAGRVSPADFGGEVEVLTRVRVPKNFNHRSPGARRDLAAEVSATGLDRHPDRRRGGRSKAAPGEDAEIALLKVQMRQHPCHACPEREDHARFAERRHRLQRDTDALRDKVSGRTGSLARTFDQVCAVLAARGYLSSDGEVTESGRMLGRIWSEADLLVAECLRQGVWDGLAPDELAAAVSMVLYESRREGEDRASVPKGPISAAVDACAKLWGEIAADESEHGLTLTREPDPGFVWPMVRWARGEPLAKVLASGHNYDADMPAGDFVRWARQVLDLLGQIREASAASPSVKETARKAITAVNRGVLAYHSGM; translated from the coding sequence ATGACTAGTCCCGCCGAACGGTATGCGGAATCACAGCGGCGGGCGGCGCGGGTCGCCGAGTTCCCGGCGCTCGACGACTTCATGCTCGACGTGGGCTTCGACCTGGACGATTTCCAGCGTTCGGCCTGCGAGGTGCTGGAGCGCGGCAACGGCGTCCTCGTCTGCGCCCCGACCGGCGCCGGCAAGACCGTGGTCGGCGAGTTCGCGGTGCACCTGGCGTTGCGCTCGGGGGAGCGCAAGTGCTTCTACACGACGCCGATCAAGGCGCTCTCCAACCAGAAGTTCCACGATCTCGTCGCTCGGTACGGTGCCGACAAGGTCGGCCTGCTCACCGGTGACAACGTGATCAACGCGGACGCGCCCGTGGTCGTGATGACCACCGAGGTGCTCCGCAACATGCTCTACTCGGGCTCCACCCAGCTGAAGAACCTCGCCTATGTGGTGATGGACGAGGTGCACTACCTGGCCGACCGGTTCCGCGGCGCGGTCTGGGAAGAGGTGATCATCCACCTCCCGTCCTCGGTGACGCTGGTCTCGCTCTCCGCCACGGTGAGCAACTACGAGGAGTTCGCCGACTGGCTGGTCACTGTCCGCGGCGAGACCGAGGTGGTGGTCAGCGAGCACCGGCCGGTCCCGCTCTGGCAGCACATGCTGGTCGGCCGGCGGATGTTCGACCTGTTCCACGACGCCGACGCGGCGAAGAAGCACGACGTCCACCCCGAGCTGCTGCGCTACTCCCGGGAGATGGAGCGCCGCCTGGAGATGGGCGCCAGCACCGGCGGGTGGAACAACGGGCGCGGCGGCCGGAGCAAGCGCTGGCAGCCGCCGCCGCGCGCCGAGGTGGTCGACCGGCTGGAGCGGACCGGGCTGCTGCCGGCGATCCTGTTCATCTTCAGTCGCGCCGGCTGTGACGCCGCCGTCCAGCAGTGCCTCGGCGCCGGCCTGCGGCTCACCGACCCGGAGGAGCGCGCCGAGATCCGCCGGATCGCCCAGGCCAAGGTGGCGAACATTCCCGCCGAGGACCTGTCGGTGCTGGGTTACTGGGAGTGGCTCGACGGCCTGGAGCGGGGCGTCGCCGCGCACCACGCCGGCATGCTCCCCGCCTTCAAGGAGGCGGTCGAGGAGTGCTTCGTCAACGGCCTGGTCAAGGCGGTCTTCGCGACCGAGACGCTGGCGCTGGGGATCAACATGCCGGCCCGCTGCGTGGTGCTGGAGCGCCTGGTCAAGTTCAACGGCGAGGCCCACGTCGACCTGACCCCGGGGGAGTACACGCAGCTGACCGGCCGCGCCGGCCGCCGCGGCATCGACGTCGAGGGCCACGCCGTGGTGCTCTGGAGCCCCGAGGTGGACCCGCGGCACGTGGCCGGCCTGGCCTCCACGCGGACCTATCCGTTGCGGTCGTCGTTCCGGCCGTCGTACAACATGGCGGTCAACCTGGTCGGCTCGGTCGGCGCGGAGAAGTCCCGCGCGCTGCTGGAGTCGTCCTTCGCCCAGTTCCAGGCGGACCGGTCGGTGGTCGGGCTGGCCCGCCAGGTCCAGCGCAACGTCGAGACCATGCAGACGTACGGTGACGACGGCGCCTGCCACCACGGCGACTTCGACGAGTATTTCGGGATTCGCATCGCGATCGCCGACCGGGAGAAGTCGATGGCCCGGCAGGGGGTCAACCAGCGCCGCTCGGCCGCCAACGACTCGCTGGCCCGGCTCCGCCTCGGCGACGTGATCCGGGTCCCGCAGGGCCGTCGCGCCGGCCTGGCCGTCGTCCTCGAGCCGGCCGCCAGCGGGTTCGGCGAGCCCCGCCCGCTGGTGCTCACCCAGGACCGCTGGGCCGGCCGGGTCAGCCCGGCCGACTTCGGCGGCGAGGTCGAGGTGCTGACCCGGGTCCGCGTCCCGAAGAACTTCAACCACCGCTCCCCGGGCGCCCGCCGCGACCTGGCCGCCGAGGTCAGCGCGACCGGGCTGGACCGGCATCCGGACCGTCGCCGTGGCGGCCGGAGCAAGGCCGCTCCGGGGGAGGACGCCGAGATCGCCCTGCTCAAGGTGCAGATGCGGCAGCACCCCTGCCACGCCTGCCCGGAGCGGGAGGATCATGCCCGCTTCGCCGAGCGGCGGCACCGGCTGCAGCGCGACACCGACGCGCTGCGGGACAAGGTGTCCGGGCGCACCGGTTCGCTGGCCCGCACGTTCGACCAGGTCTGCGCGGTGCTGGCGGCCCGGGGCTACCTGTCGTCGGACGGCGAGGTCACCGAGTCCGGCCGGATGCTCGGCCGGATCTGGTCCGAGGCGGACCTGCTGGTCGCCGAGTGCCTCCGGCAGGGCGTGTGGGACGGGCTGGCACCGGACGAGCTGGCCGCCGCGGTCTCGATGGTGCTCTACGAGTCCCGCCGCGAGGGGGAGGACCGCGCCTCGGTGCCGAAGGGCCCGATCAGTGCGGCCGTTGACGCCTGCGCCAAGCTGTGGGGCGAGATCGCGGCCGACGAGAGCGAGCACGGCCTGACCCTGACCCGCGAGCCCGATCCGGGCTTCGTCTGGCCGATGGTCCGGTGGGCGCGCGGCGAGCCGCTGGCCAAGGTCCTGGCGAGCGGGCACAACTACGACGCGGACATGCCGGCCGGGGACTTCGTCCGGTGGGCGCGGCAGGTGCTCGACCTGCTCGGCCAGATCCGGGAGGCGTCGGCGGCGTCGCCCAGCGTCAAGGAGACCGCCCGTAAGGCGATCACCGCGGTGAACCGCGGTGTCCTGGCGTACCACAGCGGCATGTGA
- a CDS encoding HAD family hydrolase — protein sequence MPQTTEPPQSARPVEAVLFDFHGTLAQVEDPLTWVLAAAAACGAELDRGKATILADRLVTAGRAGGPLPHRVPPQLAEHWADRDLYEHSHRAAYTGLASTVHTDVEGLADALYERLLGPDGWVPYSDTEPTLRKLHDAGIKVAVVSNIGFDIRPHFAHWGLDGLVDAFALSYEVGRTKPDPAIFLRACGMIGADPERTLMVGDSAADAGAVKAGCAALVLPAAEPGRHNGLGATLALTGSV from the coding sequence GTGCCGCAGACCACCGAACCTCCCCAGTCCGCGCGGCCCGTGGAAGCCGTGTTGTTCGACTTCCACGGCACTCTGGCCCAGGTGGAGGACCCGCTGACCTGGGTTCTGGCCGCCGCCGCGGCCTGCGGCGCCGAGCTCGACCGGGGGAAGGCCACGATCCTGGCCGACCGCCTGGTCACCGCCGGCCGGGCCGGGGGCCCGCTGCCGCACCGGGTGCCGCCGCAGTTGGCCGAGCACTGGGCCGACCGGGATCTCTACGAGCACAGTCACCGGGCCGCGTACACCGGGCTGGCGTCGACGGTGCACACCGACGTCGAGGGGCTGGCCGACGCGCTCTACGAGCGGTTGCTGGGGCCCGACGGCTGGGTGCCGTATTCGGACACCGAGCCCACGCTGCGCAAACTGCACGACGCCGGGATCAAGGTCGCCGTGGTCAGCAACATCGGGTTCGACATCCGGCCGCACTTCGCCCACTGGGGGCTGGACGGGCTGGTCGACGCGTTCGCGCTGAGCTACGAGGTGGGCCGGACGAAACCGGACCCGGCGATCTTCCTGCGCGCCTGCGGCATGATCGGTGCTGATCCGGAACGGACGCTGATGGTGGGTGACTCGGCCGCGGACGCGGGTGCGGTCAAGGCCGGCTGCGCCGCCCTCGTCCTGCCGGCCGCCGAGCCGGGCCGCCACAACGGGCTGGGCGCCACGCTCGCCCTCACCGGCAGCGTCTAG